A stretch of the uncultured Desulfobacter sp. genome encodes the following:
- a CDS encoding GNAT family N-acetyltransferase, producing the protein MGTQNLSRIFNPGAIAVIGSGDEQHRVGQTLIRNLIDGGFKGAVTPVNPDHAKILNMPAAKNISDIEGIVDLAVVTTPIDQAPQIIEACAQKGVAGAVIISGGGRETGEKGARMEQQIKDAAGQSDMRIIGPNCMGIAHPPLNLNASHMPGSPAKGRVAFLSQSGSVCASVMDLAEKEHIGFSHIVNLGSMLDVDFADMIDYLGEQRGVDSIIMYMENITRIRNFMSAARAVSRIKPIICLKSGRSAAGAWAASFHTGALAGKDAVYDIAFERAGILRVDTFEQLFDFTRILARQQRPTGRRLAIVTNAAGPGVMAVDALSSFGFEPAVLSIQTIEALESALEKPWSNTNPVDVQADASCTQIARAVNITALAPEVDGVLMIHSPVDHFAPADLAQIIADQISSLPSPVFSAWLGGTSMDSARQILNEKEGLTYDTPEKAVQAFAGLYRHSRNIDMLNEIPVRRDIKLKINHDQAGSIIETHLKNEQFLLNGSEAQTVLNAYGIPVSQAEPAGDNVPAPDYELYVGAKLDVQFGPVIKFGIGGAMSQIYQDTAVTLPPLNSILAARTINATKIAKALKGLLGFKAVDQALVETLLIRVSRLVTDFPPICELEINPVAVTDGQLMGLNAIIHLSPPPAAAPDHLIISPYPAWQEQLYTTQESEQVLIRPVKPEDADAMLAFFESLSTQTIYLRFFTPLKQLSKRMLIQLTQIDYDREVALVAWFPAHNGEKIIGTARIIFTANGTEGEFAIMLADSWQGKGIGAALLKSCLAFSKRYGLKRVFGVVLRENRQMLRLADKLGFKKVGTPASSDIELIIDIEKLDLYML; encoded by the coding sequence GTGGGCACACAAAATCTATCCAGAATATTTAATCCCGGCGCCATTGCCGTAATCGGTTCCGGTGACGAACAGCATCGGGTGGGGCAAACCCTGATACGCAATCTCATTGACGGCGGATTTAAGGGGGCTGTCACGCCTGTCAATCCGGATCATGCCAAAATCCTGAATATGCCTGCCGCAAAAAATATCAGTGATATTGAAGGCATTGTGGACCTGGCCGTGGTAACGACCCCCATCGACCAGGCCCCCCAAATCATTGAAGCATGCGCGCAAAAAGGTGTTGCAGGGGCCGTGATTATCAGTGGCGGGGGGCGGGAAACAGGCGAGAAAGGCGCCAGGATGGAACAACAGATCAAAGACGCTGCCGGGCAAAGCGACATGCGTATCATCGGCCCCAACTGCATGGGCATTGCCCACCCTCCGCTGAACCTGAATGCATCCCATATGCCGGGTTCACCGGCAAAGGGACGCGTAGCCTTTTTGTCCCAATCCGGATCCGTGTGCGCGTCGGTCATGGATCTGGCTGAAAAGGAACATATAGGGTTCAGCCATATCGTCAATTTAGGGTCCATGCTGGACGTTGATTTTGCCGACATGATCGATTATTTAGGCGAGCAACGGGGCGTGGACAGCATCATCATGTACATGGAAAACATCACGCGGATCCGAAACTTTATGAGCGCAGCCCGGGCCGTCTCCCGCATCAAACCGATCATCTGCCTGAAATCCGGACGGTCGGCAGCCGGTGCCTGGGCGGCCTCTTTTCATACCGGTGCCCTTGCCGGAAAAGATGCGGTTTATGATATTGCCTTTGAACGGGCAGGCATCCTGCGGGTGGACACCTTTGAACAATTGTTTGACTTTACCCGGATTCTGGCAAGGCAGCAGCGTCCCACAGGCAGACGATTGGCCATTGTCACCAATGCAGCAGGTCCCGGTGTCATGGCGGTGGATGCCCTTTCATCTTTTGGTTTTGAACCCGCCGTGCTCAGCATTCAAACCATTGAAGCTCTTGAGTCCGCCCTTGAAAAACCATGGAGCAACACCAACCCTGTGGATGTTCAGGCCGATGCATCTTGTACCCAGATTGCCCGGGCGGTTAACATTACGGCCCTGGCACCGGAGGTTGACGGTGTCCTTATGATCCATTCACCCGTGGACCATTTTGCCCCGGCTGACCTCGCCCAGATTATAGCAGACCAGATATCATCCCTGCCCAGCCCTGTATTTTCCGCATGGCTGGGCGGTACAAGCATGGACAGCGCCCGCCAGATTCTCAATGAAAAAGAGGGGTTGACCTATGATACACCAGAGAAAGCGGTCCAGGCGTTTGCGGGTCTGTACAGGCACAGCCGAAATATTGACATGCTCAACGAAATACCGGTCCGGCGCGACATCAAGCTGAAAATAAACCATGACCAGGCCGGATCAATTATAGAAACCCATCTGAAAAACGAACAATTCCTGTTAAACGGAAGTGAAGCCCAAACAGTTCTGAATGCTTACGGTATACCCGTAAGCCAGGCAGAACCTGCCGGGGATAACGTGCCGGCACCGGACTATGAACTTTATGTTGGTGCCAAACTTGATGTCCAGTTCGGGCCGGTTATTAAATTTGGCATAGGCGGTGCGATGTCTCAAATTTACCAGGACACGGCTGTCACCTTGCCGCCTTTAAATTCTATCCTGGCTGCCCGGACCATCAACGCAACCAAAATAGCCAAAGCGTTAAAAGGCCTCCTTGGGTTCAAAGCTGTTGACCAGGCGCTTGTGGAAACGCTTTTAATACGTGTAAGCAGACTGGTCACCGATTTTCCCCCAATTTGTGAATTGGAAATCAATCCGGTAGCGGTCACCGATGGGCAACTGATGGGGCTTAACGCAATTATCCACCTGTCCCCGCCCCCGGCAGCCGCGCCGGACCACCTTATTATCAGCCCCTACCCGGCCTGGCAGGAACAGCTGTATACCACCCAGGAAAGTGAACAGGTACTGATCCGCCCGGTAAAGCCGGAAGATGCCGACGCCATGCTGGCCTTTTTTGAAAGCCTGTCAACCCAGACCATATATCTGCGTTTTTTCACACCCCTGAAACAATTGTCCAAACGCATGCTGATCCAACTGACCCAGATTGATTATGACCGGGAAGTGGCCCTGGTCGCCTGGTTTCCGGCTCACAACGGGGAAAAAATTATCGGCACCGCCAGAATCATCTTCACCGCCAACGGCACCGAGGGCGAATTTGCCATTATGCTGGCCGATTCCTGGCAAGGCAAAGGAATCGGGGCAGCGCTTTTAAAATCCTGCCTGGCATTTTCCAAACGCTACGGCCTGAAACGGGTATTTGGTGTGGTGCTGCGTGAAAACAGGCAAATGCTGCGCCTTGCCGACAAACTGGGATTTAAAAAAGTCGGTACTCCCGCCTCAAGTGACATTGAACTTATTATTGATATTGAAAAACTGGACCTTTACATGCTTTAA
- the msrB gene encoding peptide-methionine (R)-S-oxide reductase MsrB has product MNQLNTATFAGGCFWCIASAFDNTEGIEQVVSGYMGGDVDNPSYELVCTGQTGHAEVVQVHFDPKIITYQDLLKIFFSRIDPTDEAGSFLDRGSQYRSAVFYHNEEQKQLALAVIQQIDKSKMFDKAVVTQVQEAVEFFPAEEYHQDYHKKNAIQYKYYSLGSGRQSFVNRVWNKKNLEIFDQISPEKGPTETQTEQKNLTPTIPDNETLKKQLSPIQYKVTRENATEPPFTNEFWDNDQEGIYVDVISGTPLFSSTDKFDSGCGWPSFTRPIQEEQIIEKEDTLLFVQRTEVRSKTSNAHLGHVFDDGPDPTGLRYCINSAALKFIPRQELKQYGYQDLERLFLKGAIPQ; this is encoded by the coding sequence ATGAATCAGCTCAACACAGCAACCTTTGCCGGCGGGTGTTTCTGGTGCATCGCATCAGCATTTGATAATACAGAAGGAATTGAACAAGTCGTTTCCGGATACATGGGTGGGGATGTGGACAATCCCAGTTACGAACTTGTGTGCACCGGACAAACGGGCCATGCTGAAGTGGTCCAGGTGCATTTTGACCCAAAAATCATTACATACCAAGACCTTTTGAAAATATTTTTCAGCCGGATTGACCCCACCGATGAAGCCGGATCTTTTTTGGACCGCGGCAGTCAGTACCGATCTGCCGTTTTCTATCATAACGAAGAACAAAAACAACTGGCCCTTGCGGTGATCCAGCAGATTGATAAATCAAAAATGTTTGACAAGGCCGTTGTCACCCAGGTCCAGGAGGCGGTTGAATTTTTCCCAGCCGAAGAATACCATCAGGATTACCATAAAAAAAATGCCATCCAGTACAAATATTACAGCCTCGGGTCGGGTCGACAGTCTTTTGTCAACCGGGTATGGAATAAAAAAAACTTGGAAATTTTTGACCAAATTAGTCCGGAAAAAGGCCCCACAGAAACCCAAACAGAGCAAAAAAACCTGACACCAACTATTCCGGATAATGAAACATTGAAAAAACAGCTTTCCCCCATCCAATACAAGGTCACCCGTGAAAATGCTACAGAACCCCCCTTTACAAACGAGTTCTGGGACAACGATCAGGAGGGCATTTACGTCGATGTGATCTCGGGAACGCCTTTGTTCTCGTCAACAGATAAATTTGATTCCGGCTGCGGATGGCCCAGCTTTACCCGGCCCATCCAGGAGGAACAGATTATTGAAAAAGAGGATACCCTCCTTTTCGTGCAGCGCACGGAAGTTAGAAGTAAAACCTCCAATGCCCATTTAGGGCACGTGTTTGACGATGGCCCCGATCCCACCGGCCTAAGATACTGCATTAATTCGGCCGCGTTGAAATTTATTCCCAGACAAGAACTTAAGCAGTATGGATACCAGGATTTGGAAAGACTGTTTTTGAAAGGAGCAATCCCCCAATAA
- a CDS encoding universal stress protein, whose product MTDIKSIMACIDLSDYSPMTLGYALNLAEQAHLKVTICSIIPIRDVNPAFMAGMMYPCREDTKEYLDALKKNRTDQINKLIMERFAKFTNETDIRISTGYPADGIIEMVDRVAPDLVVMANKGRSNLSKFMFGSTAEYVFRHTPTPLLSVRDKHIFKRAYSGKATPEATKIRTVMAAVDFSPWSPAILANAGWLAKITGAKLYAFNCISAKEIAWVKSHYIPENTFDLEQFLPKEKQRRHDLMADQIKTAGLSDIDGLNISIDSGVPYEQILSASQEIGADVLVLGPRGRSRSAKFTLGSTIEKIFRHSPVPVLRLGPDIIH is encoded by the coding sequence ATGACTGACATCAAATCCATTATGGCCTGCATCGACCTGTCCGATTATTCGCCCATGACCCTGGGCTATGCCCTGAATCTGGCGGAACAGGCACATCTCAAGGTCACCATTTGTTCGATTATTCCCATAAGGGATGTCAATCCGGCATTCATGGCCGGGATGATGTACCCCTGCCGGGAAGATACAAAAGAATATCTGGATGCCCTGAAAAAAAACCGAACCGATCAAATCAATAAACTGATCATGGAACGATTTGCTAAATTTACCAACGAAACGGATATCCGCATCTCAACGGGATATCCGGCAGACGGTATTATCGAGATGGTTGACCGCGTAGCCCCTGACCTTGTTGTCATGGCAAATAAAGGACGGTCCAACCTCTCCAAGTTTATGTTCGGCAGTACGGCGGAATATGTATTCCGTCACACCCCAACCCCGTTGCTCAGTGTAAGGGACAAACATATTTTCAAACGCGCGTACTCAGGCAAGGCCACCCCTGAAGCCACAAAGATCCGCACCGTGATGGCGGCGGTGGACTTTTCACCCTGGTCTCCGGCGATCCTGGCCAATGCCGGATGGCTGGCTAAAATCACCGGGGCAAAACTGTATGCATTCAACTGCATCAGTGCCAAGGAGATCGCCTGGGTAAAGTCCCACTATATTCCTGAAAATACGTTTGACCTTGAACAATTTTTGCCGAAGGAAAAACAGCGGCGGCATGACCTTATGGCTGACCAGATAAAAACGGCCGGGCTCAGCGACATTGACGGGCTTAATATTTCCATTGATTCGGGTGTTCCTTACGAACAGATTCTTTCCGCCTCCCAGGAGATTGGTGCCGATGTTCTGGTGCTGGGCCCCAGGGGGCGCAGCCGTTCGGCCAAATTTACCCTGGGCAGCACCATAGAAAAAATATTTCGTCACAGCCCGGTGCCCGTGCTCCGTTTAGGCCCGGATATCATCCACTAA
- a CDS encoding DASS family sodium-coupled anion symporter, with amino-acid sequence MKQEKKKVTGYDKYIDWKIFIVPVVLFFAVLFMPTPYGMKDVGMEYTVAPKKVVSYITNELFSVKSEEADQWQLLTAQIMEQNMRIGALSKERFLDRDAKWCKKYKISSQKANLEKAQAYVKNSINDADFKALMANALELRKNGLKYENLTDKDKANADGGAWKIKVSIAMGIFVVLCFLTECIPLPAVAFCIGLILVFTGVISRQQVAMLYWSDACWFIMGSLMFAAAFVKTGVDKRVCMMMFKRLAVPNPKWITLIFFLIITPLAAFISDHALAAMFLPIGMLLYQNSLTDDVPEDKELAKLLMISIAMACNIGGPGAPSGGARNVIMMTYLTDMFGLDIGYFQWVTYCFPLLIVMIPVSWFIINMRFRPKTVTLAPAMDHLRREIDRMGSWNKQQIWALIIFLVMVFGWFTEKAFYNMGIYPIRLGIGVIAVAGAIAYIMAGVVNWRDYQDRVDWGVVWLYAGAIIFGRTLDSTGAAYWLARSAIEFLSNFGMDSGLPLMAVSNGLTAILTNLMADGPAAASVGPITLNMAGMVHPGSSYLPFMAMATAIASSFAYCLIIGTPPNAIVYASGYLEPKDYLRAGIPLFFAANVVLLLLTGVYWTVRGFGTLPGF; translated from the coding sequence ATGAAACAAGAAAAGAAAAAAGTCACCGGGTATGACAAATACATCGACTGGAAGATCTTTATCGTTCCTGTGGTCCTGTTCTTTGCAGTGCTCTTTATGCCCACCCCGTACGGCATGAAGGATGTGGGCATGGAGTACACAGTTGCCCCGAAAAAAGTGGTCTCTTACATTACCAATGAACTTTTTTCAGTCAAGAGTGAAGAAGCTGATCAATGGCAGCTGCTCACCGCCCAAATTATGGAACAAAACATGCGCATCGGTGCGCTGAGCAAGGAAAGATTCCTAGACCGGGATGCCAAGTGGTGTAAAAAATATAAAATCTCATCCCAGAAGGCAAATCTTGAAAAGGCACAAGCGTATGTCAAAAACAGCATCAACGATGCTGATTTTAAAGCCCTGATGGCCAATGCATTGGAACTGCGGAAAAACGGGCTTAAATATGAAAATTTAACGGACAAGGATAAGGCAAATGCAGACGGTGGTGCCTGGAAAATAAAGGTTTCCATTGCCATGGGTATTTTTGTGGTTCTCTGTTTCTTAACCGAGTGCATTCCCTTGCCGGCCGTTGCCTTCTGTATCGGCCTGATCCTGGTCTTCACCGGTGTCATCAGCCGTCAGCAGGTAGCCATGCTCTACTGGTCCGACGCCTGCTGGTTCATCATGGGTTCATTGATGTTTGCGGCCGCCTTTGTAAAAACCGGGGTGGACAAACGGGTGTGCATGATGATGTTCAAACGTTTGGCCGTGCCCAATCCCAAATGGATCACCCTGATCTTCTTTTTAATCATCACGCCTTTGGCGGCCTTTATATCCGACCATGCCCTGGCCGCCATGTTCCTGCCCATTGGTATGCTGCTCTACCAGAACAGTTTGACCGATGACGTGCCCGAGGACAAAGAGCTTGCCAAACTGCTGATGATCTCCATTGCCATGGCCTGTAATATCGGTGGTCCGGGTGCCCCCTCCGGCGGTGCAAGAAACGTTATCATGATGACCTATCTCACCGATATGTTCGGCCTTGATATCGGTTACTTCCAGTGGGTCACCTACTGTTTCCCCCTTCTCATCGTCATGATTCCGGTTTCCTGGTTTATCATCAACATGCGCTTCAGGCCTAAAACCGTTACCCTGGCACCGGCCATGGACCACCTGCGCCGTGAAATAGACCGCATGGGCTCCTGGAACAAACAGCAAATCTGGGCACTGATCATTTTCCTGGTCATGGTGTTCGGCTGGTTTACGGAAAAAGCCTTTTACAATATGGGGATCTACCCCATTCGTCTGGGTATCGGCGTTATTGCGGTGGCCGGCGCCATCGCCTACATCATGGCCGGCGTAGTCAACTGGCGAGACTACCAGGACCGTGTGGACTGGGGTGTTGTCTGGCTCTATGCCGGGGCCATCATCTTTGGACGGACCCTTGATTCAACGGGTGCCGCATACTGGCTGGCCCGGTCCGCCATTGAATTCTTGTCCAATTTCGGTATGGATTCAGGCCTGCCGTTGATGGCTGTCTCCAACGGCCTGACCGCTATCCTGACCAACCTCATGGCTGACGGCCCTGCAGCGGCTTCCGTAGGCCCCATCACCCTGAATATGGCCGGTATGGTGCATCCGGGCAGTTCTTATCTGCCCTTCATGGCCATGGCCACGGCAATTGCTTCATCTTTTGCATACTGCCTGATCATCGGCACGCCCCCCAACGCCATTGTATATGCCAGCGGTTACCTGGAACCCAAAGATTACCTGAGGGCCGGCATTCCTCTGTTCTTTGCTGCCAACGTTGTACTGCTGCTGCTCACCGGTGTTTACTGGACCGTTAGAGGATTCGGCACTTTGCCTGGATTCTAA
- a CDS encoding response regulator → MKQPIKVLMVDDEKRFRETTRKILERNGFATILAENGEKALQCLDQSPDVAILDIRMPGMDGHEVLEKIIKLEPDLPVIMLTGHGDKDSAEQSLVLGAFDYLAKPCDIDLLSDKIREACRSKQQTGKPEEDLVCSAMIPLSAYTTINEDASIAESVQELKASFVTLPTSDLIMETGHRSILVMDKNGQIQGILTIRDLLEQILPGYLTSNKPATADSIQFSPMFWRGMFTSAVEQIRTLTISEIMSPAPISIDWESTLMEAAWIMVDQNQRRLIVTENGKPTGVIREQDLFFEMGKHLIPPRLRSN, encoded by the coding sequence ATGAAACAACCCATAAAAGTCTTAATGGTTGATGATGAAAAACGGTTCAGGGAAACTACGCGCAAAATCCTGGAACGTAACGGGTTTGCGACCATTCTTGCCGAAAACGGCGAAAAAGCGCTGCAATGCCTTGACCAGTCGCCGGATGTAGCCATTCTGGACATCCGCATGCCCGGCATGGACGGACACGAGGTTCTTGAAAAAATAATTAAATTAGAACCCGATTTGCCGGTCATCATGCTTACGGGCCATGGGGATAAAGATTCGGCAGAACAGTCCCTGGTATTGGGTGCATTCGACTACCTGGCAAAGCCTTGTGACATTGATCTTTTATCCGATAAAATCCGGGAAGCCTGCCGGAGCAAGCAACAAACAGGCAAGCCCGAAGAGGACCTGGTATGTTCGGCAATGATTCCGTTAAGTGCTTACACCACGATTAACGAGGACGCCTCCATTGCCGAATCCGTCCAGGAACTTAAAGCTTCTTTTGTAACGCTGCCCACCTCGGACCTGATCATGGAAACCGGCCACAGATCCATACTGGTCATGGACAAAAACGGACAGATCCAGGGTATTCTCACCATCCGCGACCTGCTGGAACAAATTCTGCCCGGCTACCTGACCTCGAACAAACCGGCCACAGCAGATTCCATCCAATTCTCCCCCATGTTCTGGCGCGGGATGTTCACAAGCGCCGTAGAACAGATCCGAACGTTGACCATCAGCGAAATTATGTCCCCGGCACCCATATCCATTGATTGGGAATCCACCCTGATGGAAGCGGCCTGGATCATGGTGGACCAAAACCAGCGCCGTCTGATTGTCACTGAAAACGGCAAACCCACAGGAGTGATCCGGGAGCAGGACCTGTTTTTCGAAATGGGAAAACACCTGATCCCCCCAAGATTAAGGAGTAATTGA
- a CDS encoding universal stress protein — translation MSDEKKILVTIDGSKRSKRTIDYICSFKPFRDRKITLFNITTPVPDAYYDLTRDAFSNVSVAQVKAWEMGQKTIITEFLKEARQKMIAAGYKADNIDIKLVDQSKGVARGILEEIKNNEYQSLVIRRKGRDNSILSVAMGGVAAKLVEKADFIPLIIAGTREIRHYQCVAVDGSPGGMRAVRYTADMMANTNCRILLCSIMRTTVKDSAPKGQDPFADLALWAHDKLNSALFEAKEILTQAGIPEDRIETRIVQGAQSRAGALLDTARATQCDTIVMGRRGMSDVESFDMGRIPRKIIYASRKFTIWLIP, via the coding sequence ATGTCAGACGAAAAAAAAATATTAGTGACCATAGACGGCTCAAAACGTTCAAAAAGGACCATTGACTATATTTGCAGCTTCAAACCGTTTAGAGACAGGAAAATAACCTTATTTAACATAACGACGCCTGTGCCTGACGCTTATTATGATCTGACCAGGGATGCTTTCAGCAATGTTTCCGTAGCCCAGGTAAAGGCCTGGGAAATGGGACAAAAGACAATAATAACCGAATTTCTCAAAGAGGCGCGCCAAAAAATGATCGCCGCCGGATATAAGGCGGACAATATCGACATCAAACTTGTCGACCAATCCAAGGGGGTTGCCAGGGGTATTCTGGAAGAGATTAAAAACAATGAATACCAGAGCCTGGTTATCCGCAGAAAAGGCCGTGATAACTCCATCCTCAGCGTGGCCATGGGTGGCGTGGCCGCCAAACTGGTGGAAAAAGCGGACTTTATTCCGTTGATCATTGCGGGGACCCGTGAAATCCGCCATTATCAATGCGTTGCGGTTGACGGTTCCCCGGGCGGTATGCGCGCCGTGCGTTACACAGCCGATATGATGGCCAACACCAACTGCCGAATTCTGCTTTGTTCGATCATGCGCACCACAGTAAAGGATTCAGCACCCAAAGGTCAGGATCCTTTCGCAGACCTGGCCCTTTGGGCCCACGACAAACTCAATAGTGCCCTGTTTGAAGCAAAAGAGATCTTGACCCAGGCAGGCATCCCGGAAGACCGGATTGAAACCCGTATTGTCCAGGGCGCTCAGAGTCGGGCAGGCGCTTTGCTGGACACCGCCAGGGCCACACAATGCGACACCATTGTTATGGGACGCAGGGGGATGTCGGATGTTGAAAGCTTCGATATGGGACGAATCCCTAGAAAAATTATTTACGCGTCCAGAAAATTCACGATTTGGCTGATTCCGTAA
- a CDS encoding ATP-binding protein, with protein MNEPIADRKEFYQVLTRNIRIRILLVSIIPMMLTVGILCWRFHLAYSEKISAHIGELVLKHTQNIDTFLKEKLGNIRYLARQLSTTEPDMAQQFLTSQLSELKDEYGDVFTDLGLVDSAGIQFAYEGPFRLVNADYSEATWFLKAMDSPYYISDVFAGLRGHPHFILAVKLSAQGRTYILRSTINFTAFNSLVENVQIGRTGTAFIVNAQGRLQTHPRSGTMEIVPSFIADPAIFKDKHSLILKHKNDKGNTCLYALALFKTVDWRMVFRQDAGDALRDMWKAEVLTLIIFLLGCAAIVSVSFTLSKNLVKRIARADKKNEAMNQQVVESGKLATIGELAAGIAHEINNPVAIMVEEAGWMNDLLEEETGITSDNKSEFNRAIEQITTQGRRCKDITHKLLSFARKSDATVADIDINDTIREIVELTAQMARYNNVTISTRLDPDLPFIRFSPSELQQVILNLTNNAIDAMGKDGGNVEIVTGLNDEDDNMIEIKVEDNGPGIPAQYLDRIFDPFFTTKAVGKGTGLGLSICYGIIQKMGGIIEVESRMGQGTCFLIRLPLDVQKTATSSTSNTRHTHKLTEPIHT; from the coding sequence ATGAATGAACCGATTGCTGACAGAAAAGAATTTTATCAGGTACTGACCCGGAATATCAGAATTCGTATCCTGCTGGTTTCCATTATCCCCATGATGCTCACCGTAGGCATACTATGCTGGCGGTTTCATCTGGCCTATTCCGAAAAGATCAGTGCCCATATCGGGGAACTTGTACTCAAACATACCCAGAATATCGATACCTTTCTCAAAGAAAAGCTGGGAAATATCCGCTACCTGGCCCGGCAGTTATCCACCACCGAACCGGATATGGCCCAGCAGTTTCTCACATCACAACTATCTGAACTCAAAGATGAATATGGAGATGTGTTTACGGATCTAGGCCTTGTGGATTCAGCCGGTATTCAGTTTGCTTATGAAGGCCCTTTTCGCCTTGTCAATGCCGATTACAGTGAGGCCACCTGGTTTTTAAAGGCCATGGACAGCCCATACTATATTTCCGATGTATTTGCAGGACTTCGCGGCCACCCCCATTTTATCCTGGCAGTGAAGCTGTCGGCCCAGGGCCGAACCTATATTCTAAGATCCACCATTAATTTTACAGCGTTTAACAGTTTAGTGGAAAACGTCCAGATCGGCAGGACAGGTACGGCATTTATTGTCAATGCCCAAGGCCGGCTGCAAACCCATCCCCGCTCGGGAACCATGGAAATCGTCCCTTCATTTATCGCGGATCCAGCCATTTTTAAAGATAAGCATTCACTCATCCTCAAGCATAAAAATGACAAAGGCAACACGTGTTTGTATGCCCTGGCGCTGTTCAAAACAGTGGATTGGCGCATGGTGTTCCGCCAGGATGCCGGAGATGCATTAAGGGATATGTGGAAGGCCGAAGTGCTCACCCTCATTATATTCCTGTTAGGCTGCGCAGCCATAGTGTCAGTTTCTTTTACACTCTCCAAAAACCTTGTCAAACGCATCGCAAGGGCAGACAAAAAAAATGAAGCCATGAACCAGCAGGTGGTGGAAAGCGGCAAATTAGCCACCATTGGTGAACTTGCGGCAGGCATTGCCCATGAAATCAACAACCCTGTGGCTATCATGGTGGAAGAAGCGGGCTGGATGAACGATCTTCTTGAAGAAGAGACCGGGATAACCTCAGACAACAAGAGTGAGTTTAATCGGGCCATTGAACAGATCACAACCCAGGGGCGGCGCTGCAAGGACATTACCCACAAACTGCTGAGCTTTGCACGAAAAAGTGATGCCACAGTCGCCGATATCGACATTAATGACACCATTCGGGAAATCGTTGAACTCACTGCCCAGATGGCACGATATAACAACGTTACCATCTCCACCCGGCTTGATCCTGACCTGCCCTTTATCCGATTTTCCCCTTCCGAACTGCAGCAAGTCATTTTGAACCTGACCAACAACGCCATTGATGCCATGGGTAAAGACGGCGGCAACGTGGAGATTGTAACCGGACTCAATGATGAGGACGACAACATGATTGAAATAAAAGTGGAGGACAACGGACCAGGCATTCCCGCCCAATACCTGGACCGGATATTTGATCCTTTTTTCACCACCAAGGCCGTGGGAAAAGGCACAGGATTAGGGCTGTCCATCTGTTACGGCATTATTCAGAAAATGGGCGGCATAATTGAAGTAGAAAGCCGTATGGGCCAAGGTACCTGTTTTCTAATCCGGTTGCCCT
- a CDS encoding YIP1 family protein yields the protein MNTPGALSALKFYNQGVIRLLIEPVLFFADLPGVHTTGRALGFTALCAGFYAGAGLLTGPGPQSPVVMALIYFINAAGMVLISAVTGFCTMVMICGKKQDFSLVFGLYAYASGITMLISWLPFMLWFTESWKYWLVYTGFRQSCGLSKARAIIVLLISVPIQWCLIYSAITAVTGRV from the coding sequence ATGAATACACCAGGGGCACTTTCGGCATTGAAATTTTACAACCAGGGTGTAATCCGGCTGCTTATCGAACCGGTCCTGTTTTTTGCAGATCTGCCCGGGGTCCATACCACGGGAAGGGCTTTGGGGTTTACAGCCCTGTGTGCCGGATTTTATGCCGGTGCCGGCCTGCTGACAGGCCCTGGCCCCCAATCTCCTGTGGTCATGGCATTGATCTATTTTATCAATGCGGCGGGCATGGTGCTCATCAGTGCCGTTACAGGCTTTTGCACCATGGTGATGATCTGCGGCAAAAAACAGGACTTTTCCCTGGTGTTCGGGCTCTATGCCTATGCGTCCGGGATCACTATGCTCATCTCATGGCTGCCCTTCATGCTCTGGTTTACGGAGAGTTGGAAATACTGGTTGGTCTATACAGGATTTCGACAAAGCTGCGGCCTGTCCAAGGCCCGGGCGATTATAGTTCTTTTGATATCTGTGCCTATCCAGTGGTGCCTGATTTATTCGGCCATAACAGCGGTCACCGGCCGTGTGTAA